The following proteins are co-located in the Mycolicibacterium goodii genome:
- a CDS encoding acetyl/propionyl/methylcrotonyl-CoA carboxylase subunit alpha: MTSSTFDTVLVANRGEIAVRVIRTLRAMGIRSVAVFSEADAGARHVTEADTAVLLGPAAARRSYLDIDAVVGAARRTGAQAVHPGYGFLSENAEFAAALASAGIVFIGPPASAIATMGDKIAAKAAVSAFGVPVVPGISRPGLTDDDLIAGAAEVGYPVLVKPSAGGGGKGMRVVEAAGDLPAALISARREAGAAFGDDTLFLERFVQRPRHIEVQVLADGHGNVIHLGERECSLQRRHQKVIEEAPSPLLDEATRAKIGAAACDTARSVDYTGAGTVEFIVSADRPDEFFFMEMNTRLQVEHPVTELVTGIDLVEQQIRIAAGEPLTLRQDDIVLTGHAVEARVYAEDPANGFLPTGGQVLGLSEPGGRGVRVDSGLAAGTVVGSDYDPMLSKIIAHGGDRATALSLLDRALADTAVLGVTTNIEFLRFLLADPDVAAGRLDTGLLDRRAPEFAPAAVGDEQLIAAAAYLWAQRWSAADGDPWRVPSGWRVGACAPATFRLHGGERTDHVYLTGTPNGAIANVEHGETHTVGAVFTPGSDRFALTLDGLRTDYRVAVADGRLWLSGGGRTWAVQLVREAPVRPDDEHSGDAELVSPMPGSVVAVGVPDGEKVTAGTVVVTVEAMKMEHALTAPVDGVATVLVAVGDQVKVGQPLARITAPTQENQS; encoded by the coding sequence ATGACCTCTTCGACATTTGACACGGTCCTGGTGGCCAACCGCGGCGAGATCGCGGTGCGCGTCATCCGCACGCTGCGCGCCATGGGGATCCGCTCGGTCGCGGTGTTCAGCGAGGCCGACGCGGGCGCCCGGCACGTCACCGAAGCCGATACGGCCGTCCTCCTCGGCCCGGCCGCGGCCCGCCGGAGCTACCTCGACATCGACGCCGTCGTCGGCGCCGCGCGGCGCACCGGTGCGCAGGCCGTGCACCCCGGTTACGGATTCCTCTCCGAGAACGCCGAATTCGCCGCGGCGCTGGCGTCCGCGGGCATCGTGTTCATCGGCCCGCCCGCGTCGGCCATCGCCACGATGGGCGACAAGATCGCGGCCAAGGCCGCGGTGTCGGCGTTCGGCGTCCCGGTGGTGCCTGGCATCTCCCGGCCCGGCCTCACCGACGACGACCTGATCGCCGGAGCCGCCGAGGTCGGCTATCCGGTGCTGGTCAAACCGTCCGCCGGTGGTGGCGGCAAGGGCATGCGGGTGGTCGAGGCGGCCGGTGATCTGCCTGCCGCGCTGATCTCGGCGCGACGCGAGGCGGGCGCGGCGTTCGGCGACGACACGTTGTTCCTCGAACGGTTCGTCCAGCGCCCCCGCCACATCGAGGTGCAGGTGCTCGCCGACGGCCACGGCAACGTCATCCACCTCGGCGAACGCGAATGCAGCCTGCAGCGTCGCCACCAGAAGGTCATCGAGGAGGCGCCGTCCCCACTGCTCGACGAGGCCACCCGGGCCAAGATCGGGGCCGCGGCGTGCGACACCGCGCGTAGTGTCGACTACACGGGCGCAGGCACGGTGGAGTTCATCGTCTCCGCCGACCGGCCCGATGAGTTCTTCTTCATGGAGATGAACACCCGGTTGCAGGTCGAGCACCCGGTCACCGAACTGGTCACCGGGATCGATCTGGTGGAACAGCAGATCCGCATCGCCGCAGGCGAACCGCTGACGCTGCGTCAGGACGACATCGTGCTCACCGGCCACGCCGTCGAGGCCCGCGTCTACGCCGAGGATCCGGCCAACGGGTTCCTGCCCACCGGCGGGCAGGTGCTGGGCCTCAGCGAACCGGGCGGACGCGGGGTCCGCGTCGATTCCGGTCTTGCGGCGGGCACCGTCGTCGGCAGTGACTACGACCCCATGCTGAGCAAGATCATCGCCCACGGCGGTGATCGCGCGACCGCGCTGTCGCTGCTGGACCGGGCGCTGGCCGACACCGCGGTGCTCGGCGTCACCACCAACATCGAGTTCCTGCGGTTCCTGCTCGCCGATCCCGACGTCGCGGCGGGACGGCTGGACACGGGCCTGCTGGACCGGCGCGCACCCGAATTCGCGCCCGCCGCCGTGGGCGACGAGCAGCTGATCGCGGCCGCGGCCTACCTGTGGGCGCAGCGGTGGTCGGCGGCCGACGGCGACCCGTGGCGGGTGCCGTCGGGATGGCGCGTCGGCGCATGCGCCCCCGCGACGTTCCGGCTGCACGGCGGCGAGCGCACCGACCATGTCTACCTCACCGGAACCCCCAATGGCGCCATTGCAAACGTCGAGCACGGTGAAACCCACACCGTCGGTGCGGTGTTCACGCCGGGCTCGGACCGCTTCGCCCTCACCCTCGACGGGCTGCGCACCGACTACCGCGTCGCGGTCGCCGACGGGCGGCTCTGGCTGTCCGGCGGCGGACGCACCTGGGCCGTGCAGTTGGTGCGCGAAGCGCCGGTACGTCCCGACGACGAGCACAGCGGCGACGCCGAACTCGTCAGCCCGATGCCGGGATCTGTTGTCGCCGTCGGGGTTCCCGATGGAGAAAAGGTGACCGCAGGCACCGTCGTCGTCACCGTCGAGGCGATGAAGATGGAACACGCACTGACCGCGCCGGTCGACGGCGTGGCCACGGTACTCGTCGCCGTCGGCGATCAGGTCAAAGTGGGTCAGCCGCTGGCCCGAATCACCGCCCCCACCCAGGAGAACCAATCATGA
- a CDS encoding acyl-CoA dehydrogenase family protein: protein MTDFLSTGTLPDHYEQLAKTVRDFAQSVVAPVAAKHDEEHSFPYEVVAGMADMGLFGLPFPEEYGGMGGDYFALCLALEELGRVDQSVAITLEAGVSLGAMPVYRFGNDAQKGQWLPLLASGKALGAFGLTEAGGGSDAGATKTTAKLDDGHWVINGSKQFITNSGTDITRLVTVTAVTGERPDGGKEISSILVPVPTEGFTAEPAYNKVGWNASDTHPLSFDDVRVPEENLLGERGRGYANFLRILDEGRIAIAALSVGAAQGCVDESVKYAKERQAFGAAIGTYQAIAFKIARMEARAHTARTAYYDAAALMLAGKPFKKAASVAKLVASEAAMDNARDATQIFGGYGFMNEYSVARHYRDSKILEIGEGTTEVQLMLIGRELGL, encoded by the coding sequence ATGACCGACTTCCTGTCGACCGGGACGCTCCCGGACCACTACGAACAACTCGCCAAGACCGTGCGGGACTTCGCCCAGAGCGTGGTCGCGCCGGTGGCCGCCAAGCACGACGAGGAACACTCGTTCCCCTATGAGGTGGTCGCGGGTATGGCCGACATGGGCCTGTTCGGCCTGCCGTTCCCCGAGGAGTACGGCGGCATGGGCGGCGACTACTTCGCGCTGTGCCTGGCCCTGGAGGAACTCGGCCGGGTCGACCAGAGCGTCGCGATCACCCTGGAGGCCGGGGTGTCGCTCGGCGCCATGCCGGTGTACCGGTTCGGCAACGACGCCCAGAAGGGCCAGTGGTTGCCGCTGCTGGCCAGCGGAAAAGCGTTGGGCGCGTTCGGGTTGACCGAGGCAGGCGGCGGCAGCGACGCGGGCGCCACCAAGACCACCGCCAAGCTCGACGACGGGCACTGGGTGATCAACGGGTCCAAGCAGTTCATCACCAACTCCGGCACCGACATCACCCGACTGGTCACGGTGACCGCGGTGACGGGTGAAAGACCCGATGGCGGCAAGGAGATCTCGTCGATCCTGGTGCCCGTGCCCACCGAGGGCTTCACCGCCGAACCGGCCTACAACAAGGTCGGCTGGAACGCCTCGGACACCCACCCGCTCAGCTTCGACGACGTGCGGGTGCCCGAGGAGAACCTGCTCGGCGAGCGCGGCCGCGGCTACGCCAACTTCCTGCGCATCCTCGACGAGGGCCGCATCGCGATCGCGGCGCTGTCGGTCGGTGCCGCCCAGGGCTGCGTCGACGAATCGGTGAAGTACGCCAAGGAACGTCAGGCGTTCGGTGCGGCCATCGGCACCTACCAGGCGATCGCGTTCAAGATCGCCCGGATGGAGGCCCGCGCCCACACCGCCCGCACCGCCTACTACGACGCCGCCGCGCTCATGCTGGCAGGCAAGCCGTTCAAGAAGGCCGCCTCGGTGGCCAAGCTGGTGGCCAGCGAGGCCGCGATGGACAACGCGCGCGACGCCACGCAGATCTTCGGCGGCTACGGGTTCATGAACGAGTACTCGGTGGCCCGGCACTACCGCGACAGCAAGATCCTCGAAATCGGGGAGGGCACAACCGAAGTGCAGCTGATGCTGATCGGAAGGGAGCTCGGCCTGTGA
- a CDS encoding MaoC family dehydratase, whose amino-acid sequence MSGANDGALTGAPKQVIEQRGLWFEEFETGVVYLHRPGRTITEADNVLFTTLTMNTQALHLDAAFSDALPPFHQRLVNSMFTLSTLVGLSVAQLTQGTIVGNLGFSEIAFPKPLFHGDTLYAETEILDKRASKSRPGEGIVTFAHTGRNQHGDIVATAQRKTMVRMRPDGQV is encoded by the coding sequence GTGAGCGGAGCGAACGATGGGGCACTGACCGGAGCACCCAAGCAGGTCATAGAGCAGCGCGGGCTGTGGTTCGAGGAGTTCGAGACCGGTGTGGTGTACCTGCACCGGCCCGGCCGCACCATCACCGAGGCCGACAACGTCCTGTTCACCACGTTGACCATGAACACCCAGGCACTGCACCTGGACGCGGCGTTCTCCGATGCGCTACCGCCGTTTCACCAGCGCCTGGTGAACTCGATGTTCACGCTGTCGACGCTCGTCGGCCTTTCGGTGGCGCAGCTGACCCAGGGCACCATCGTCGGCAACCTCGGCTTCTCCGAGATCGCCTTCCCCAAACCGCTTTTCCACGGCGACACGCTCTACGCCGAAACCGAGATCCTCGACAAGCGCGCCTCCAAGAGCCGGCCGGGGGAGGGCATCGTGACGTTCGCACACACCGGCCGCAATCAACACGGCGACATCGTGGCGACCGCACAGCGCAAGACCATGGTGCGGATGCGTCCGGACGGGCAGGTGTGA
- a CDS encoding HpcH/HpaI aldolase/citrate lyase family protein encodes MGLATTGPAWLFCPADRPERFEKAAAAADVVILDLEDGAGDKPAARRALLDTPLDPARTVVRINPGDSPEQKLDLDVLSQTGYTTVMLPKCESAAQVTALAPLQVVLIVETPLGALKVDETAAAANTWGVMWGAEDLFGYLGGTDNRFPDDSYRDVAKYVRSRSLLAAKAFGRQALDSVYIDIKNLDGLRVEVDDAVAVGFDIKVAIHPSQVAVIREGYTPTPEQVQWAQRLLAAAETQPGAFAFDGVMVDAPVLRRAERIAALAPDNG; translated from the coding sequence ATGGGCCTGGCGACCACTGGCCCGGCGTGGCTGTTCTGCCCGGCCGACCGGCCGGAGCGATTCGAAAAGGCCGCCGCGGCAGCCGATGTGGTGATCCTCGACCTTGAGGACGGGGCCGGCGACAAACCGGCCGCGCGGCGGGCGCTGCTCGACACCCCGCTGGATCCCGCGCGCACCGTGGTGCGGATCAACCCCGGTGACTCACCGGAGCAGAAACTCGATCTCGACGTGCTCTCGCAGACCGGGTACACGACCGTGATGCTGCCCAAGTGCGAATCCGCCGCACAGGTCACCGCGCTCGCGCCGCTGCAGGTCGTGCTGATCGTCGAGACGCCGCTCGGGGCGCTCAAGGTCGACGAGACCGCCGCGGCGGCCAACACGTGGGGCGTGATGTGGGGTGCCGAGGACCTGTTCGGCTACCTCGGCGGCACCGACAACCGGTTCCCCGACGACTCCTACCGCGACGTCGCCAAGTACGTCCGGTCCCGCTCGCTGCTCGCGGCGAAGGCCTTCGGCAGGCAGGCACTGGACTCGGTGTACATCGACATCAAGAACCTCGACGGGCTGCGCGTGGAGGTCGACGACGCCGTCGCGGTCGGTTTCGACATCAAGGTCGCCATCCATCCCAGCCAGGTCGCCGTCATCCGGGAGGGCTACACCCCGACCCCCGAGCAGGTGCAGTGGGCGCAAAGACTGCTCGCGGCCGCCGAAACGCAGCCGGGCGCGTTCGCGTTCGACGGCGTCATGGTCGACGCGCCCGTCCTGCGTCGCGCCGAACGGATCGCCGCGCTGGCCCCGGATAACGGTTAG
- the pdhA gene encoding pyruvate dehydrogenase (acetyl-transferring) E1 component subunit alpha: protein MAMRYASAPGYDPGFDPEPVQLVAADGSPPAGRPPSQYSRDLPPETLSWLYESMVVTRNLDIEFVNLQRQGELALYASCRGQEAAQIGAAACLRKTDWLFPQYREIGAFLLRGITPAQMGAVWRGKWHGGLSFTSKCVAPIAIPIGTHGLHAVGAAMAAQRLGEDSVTVAFLGDGATSEGDAHEAFNLASVFRAPCVFFVQNNQWAISVPVSRQQAGPTIAHRAIGYGMPGVRVDGNDVLACYAVMSEAAERARRGEGPTLIEAVTYRMGPHTTSDDPTRYRSAEEVEAWAARDPITRYRTYLQNTGVWTERLEERVAARSTRLCAELREAIVGAPDVDPAELFDTVYADITPDLAGQRDQLLSELAKEA, encoded by the coding sequence ATGGCCATGCGGTATGCGTCTGCGCCCGGGTACGACCCCGGGTTCGACCCCGAGCCTGTGCAGTTGGTTGCTGCCGACGGTTCACCCCCAGCCGGAAGACCCCCGTCGCAGTACAGTCGCGACCTCCCGCCGGAGACCCTGAGCTGGCTCTACGAGTCGATGGTGGTCACCCGCAACCTCGACATCGAGTTCGTCAACCTGCAGCGCCAGGGTGAGCTGGCGTTGTACGCGTCCTGCCGCGGGCAGGAAGCCGCGCAGATCGGCGCGGCGGCGTGCCTGCGCAAAACCGACTGGCTGTTTCCGCAGTACCGCGAGATCGGGGCGTTCCTGCTCCGCGGCATCACCCCGGCCCAGATGGGTGCGGTGTGGCGCGGCAAATGGCACGGCGGCCTGTCGTTCACCAGCAAGTGCGTCGCACCCATCGCGATCCCGATCGGCACCCACGGTCTGCACGCCGTCGGCGCGGCGATGGCCGCCCAGCGCCTCGGTGAGGATTCGGTGACCGTGGCGTTCCTCGGTGACGGCGCCACCAGCGAAGGCGACGCGCACGAGGCCTTCAACCTGGCCTCGGTGTTCCGCGCGCCGTGCGTGTTCTTCGTCCAGAACAACCAGTGGGCGATCTCGGTACCGGTCAGCAGGCAGCAGGCCGGCCCCACCATCGCCCACCGCGCCATCGGCTACGGCATGCCGGGCGTGCGCGTCGACGGCAACGACGTGCTGGCCTGCTACGCGGTGATGTCCGAGGCCGCCGAGCGGGCGCGCCGCGGCGAGGGCCCCACGCTCATCGAGGCCGTCACCTACCGCATGGGCCCGCACACCACCTCCGACGATCCGACCCGCTACCGCTCGGCCGAGGAGGTCGAGGCCTGGGCGGCACGAGATCCCATCACGCGATACCGCACCTACCTGCAGAACACCGGGGTGTGGACCGAGCGTCTCGAAGAGCGGGTGGCCGCCAGATCAACCCGGCTGTGCGCGGAACTGCGCGAGGCGATCGTGGGTGCACCCGATGTCGATCCGGCCGAGTTGTTCGACACGGTCTACGCCGACATCACCCCCGATCTGGCGGGTCAACGCGATCAGTTGCTGTCGGAGCTGGCGAAGGAGGCATGA
- the bkdB gene encoding transketolase C-terminal domain-containing protein, with the protein MVQAINRALRDAMTADERVLVFGEDVATLGGVFRVTDGLTETFGADRCFDTPLAESAIIGIAVGFAIRGFRPVPEIQFDGFSYPAFDQIASHLAKYRMRTHGDVDMPVTVRIPSFGGIGAVEHHSESTETYWLHTAGLKVVVPSTPSDAYWLLRESIACPDPVIYLEPKRRYWAREPVDTTTPALPIGRAAVRRNGSDVTVITYGGLVATALSAAELAEDRGWSMEVVDLRSLNPLDFDTVADSVRRTGRAVVMHEGPRTLGFGAELAARISEELFYDLEAPVLRATGFDTPYPPARLEKLWLPGVDRLLDCVERAMEQP; encoded by the coding sequence ATGGTGCAGGCGATCAACCGGGCACTGCGCGACGCCATGACCGCCGACGAGCGGGTCCTGGTCTTCGGCGAGGACGTCGCGACCCTGGGCGGCGTGTTCCGGGTGACCGACGGGCTCACCGAAACCTTCGGCGCCGACCGGTGTTTCGACACCCCGCTGGCCGAGTCGGCGATCATCGGCATCGCGGTGGGGTTCGCGATACGCGGCTTCAGGCCGGTGCCCGAGATCCAGTTCGACGGGTTCAGCTACCCGGCGTTCGACCAGATCGCCAGCCACCTCGCGAAATACCGCATGCGGACCCACGGCGACGTCGACATGCCGGTGACGGTGCGCATCCCGTCGTTCGGCGGGATCGGGGCCGTCGAACATCATTCGGAATCCACCGAGACCTACTGGCTGCACACCGCGGGCCTCAAGGTGGTGGTGCCGTCGACGCCGTCGGACGCGTACTGGTTGCTGCGCGAATCGATTGCCTGTCCCGATCCGGTGATCTACCTGGAACCCAAGCGCCGGTACTGGGCGCGCGAACCCGTCGACACCACCACCCCGGCTCTGCCCATCGGGCGGGCCGCGGTGCGGCGCAACGGATCCGACGTCACCGTCATCACCTACGGCGGGCTGGTCGCGACCGCGCTGTCGGCGGCTGAACTCGCCGAGGACCGCGGGTGGAGCATGGAGGTCGTCGACCTGCGGTCGCTCAACCCGCTCGACTTCGACACCGTCGCCGACTCGGTGCGCCGCACCGGTCGTGCGGTGGTGATGCACGAGGGCCCGCGCACGCTGGGCTTCGGCGCCGAACTCGCCGCACGGATCTCCGAGGAGCTGTTCTACGACCTGGAGGCTCCGGTGTTACGGGCCACCGGATTCGACACGCCGTATCCGCCGGCCAGGTTGGAGAAGCTGTGGCTGCCCGGCGTGGACCGGCTGCTCGACTGCGTCGAACGCGCGATGGAGCAGCCGTGA
- a CDS encoding dihydrolipoamide acetyltransferase family protein, translated as MSTRDFLVPDLGEGLQDATITSWNVAVGDIVELNQTLCTVETNKAEVEIPSPYAGEVLELGGADGDTLAVGSLLVRIATPVNEPARVNGVSTAGAHRKPVLVGYGTDESMDTSRRRAQSPRARAKPPVRRLAADLNVDLSALAPGSGPEGIVTRDDVLAAAGRSPSARPAQPSRPAQPSQTRDVRGVQAEMARRMALSRSEIPDAHARVDVDCTALLRLRDRIRGTEPDLPVTPFVLTLRLLTLALRRHDVLNATWMETTAGPQIHQHSEVHLGIGVAAPRGLLVPVVRDAQDMTTRELAVTVARLVDGARAGTLSPGELAGSTFTVSNFGALGVDDGVPVINYPEAAILGMGSLRERPVVVDGAVVARPTMSLTCVFDHRIADGAQAAAFLGELRRLIEEPDLALLDL; from the coding sequence GTGAGCACCCGGGATTTCCTGGTGCCCGATCTCGGTGAGGGCCTGCAGGACGCGACCATCACGAGCTGGAACGTCGCGGTCGGCGACATCGTCGAGCTCAACCAGACCCTGTGCACCGTCGAGACCAACAAGGCCGAGGTCGAGATTCCCAGCCCGTATGCCGGCGAGGTGCTCGAGCTCGGGGGTGCCGACGGGGACACTCTCGCCGTCGGGTCACTGCTGGTGCGGATCGCCACCCCCGTGAACGAGCCGGCCCGGGTCAACGGTGTGAGCACCGCTGGGGCACACCGCAAGCCGGTGCTCGTCGGGTACGGCACCGACGAGTCCATGGACACCAGCCGCCGCCGCGCCCAGAGCCCGCGGGCGCGGGCCAAGCCGCCGGTGCGCAGGTTGGCCGCCGACCTGAATGTCGACCTGAGCGCCCTGGCCCCGGGATCCGGTCCGGAGGGCATCGTCACGCGCGACGACGTGCTGGCCGCGGCGGGCCGGTCCCCGTCGGCCCGGCCCGCCCAGCCGTCCCGGCCGGCTCAGCCGTCCCAAACGCGCGACGTGCGCGGCGTGCAGGCCGAGATGGCGCGACGAATGGCGTTGTCGCGCAGCGAGATCCCCGACGCGCACGCCCGGGTCGACGTGGACTGCACGGCACTGCTGCGGTTGCGTGACCGCATCCGTGGCACCGAGCCGGACCTGCCGGTCACGCCGTTCGTGCTGACGCTGCGGCTGCTGACCCTCGCGCTGCGCCGCCACGACGTGCTCAACGCGACGTGGATGGAGACGACGGCGGGCCCACAGATCCATCAGCATTCGGAGGTGCATCTGGGGATCGGTGTGGCCGCGCCGCGCGGTCTGCTGGTGCCGGTGGTGCGCGACGCGCAGGACATGACCACGCGTGAGCTGGCGGTCACGGTGGCGCGGCTGGTCGACGGTGCCCGAGCGGGCACGCTGTCGCCGGGCGAGTTGGCCGGATCGACGTTCACGGTGTCGAACTTCGGCGCGCTCGGCGTCGACGACGGTGTTCCGGTGATCAACTATCCCGAGGCCGCGATCCTGGGAATGGGCTCGCTGCGGGAACGGCCCGTGGTGGTCGACGGTGCCGTGGTGGCCCGCCCGACGATGTCGTTGACCTGCGTGTTCGACCATCGCATCGCCGACGGTGCGCAGGCCGCGGCGTTCCTCGGCGAGCTGCGACGGCTGATCGAGGAGCCCGACCTCGCCCTGCTCGACCTCTGA
- a CDS encoding enoyl-CoA hydratase has translation MADTVLVEISDRVAVITVNDPDRRNAVTFEMSAALRGAVEAAEADPGVHAVVVTGAGKAFCAGADLSTLGTATEEGLRKIYDGFLAVAHCTLPTIAAVNGAAVGAGLNLALAADVRIAGPDALFDPRFQKLGIHPGGGATWMLQRAVGPQVARAALLFGMRFDADAAVRHGLALRAAEDPVAAARELAAGPAGAPREVVVATKASMRATANPGVVDSDQHRAALDIELGPQARSIESPEFAARLARR, from the coding sequence GTGGCCGATACCGTACTGGTCGAGATTTCCGACCGCGTCGCCGTCATCACCGTCAACGATCCCGATCGCCGCAACGCGGTGACCTTCGAGATGTCCGCGGCCCTACGCGGCGCCGTCGAGGCGGCCGAGGCCGATCCCGGCGTGCACGCCGTGGTGGTGACCGGCGCGGGCAAGGCGTTCTGCGCCGGAGCGGACCTGAGCACGCTCGGCACGGCGACCGAGGAGGGTTTGCGCAAGATCTACGACGGCTTCCTGGCCGTCGCGCACTGCACGCTGCCCACCATCGCCGCGGTCAACGGCGCCGCGGTGGGGGCCGGCCTCAACCTGGCACTGGCCGCCGATGTGCGCATCGCCGGGCCCGACGCGTTGTTCGATCCGCGCTTCCAGAAGCTGGGGATCCATCCCGGCGGCGGCGCCACCTGGATGCTGCAGCGGGCGGTCGGACCGCAGGTCGCGCGGGCGGCGCTGCTGTTCGGGATGCGGTTCGACGCGGACGCGGCGGTGCGCCACGGACTGGCACTGCGGGCCGCCGAGGACCCGGTCGCCGCGGCCCGGGAGTTGGCCGCCGGGCCGGCGGGCGCACCCCGGGAGGTCGTGGTGGCCACCAAGGCGTCCATGCGGGCGACCGCGAACCCCGGTGTGGTCGACAGCGATCAGCACCGCGCGGCCCTCGACATCGAGTTGGGCCCGCAGGCCCGCTCCATCGAGTCCCCCGAGTTCGCCGCCCGCCTCGCCCGTAGGTGA
- a CDS encoding class I SAM-dependent methyltransferase gives MPPAYWNHNTAYHPWLRRIAAQHRGDVLDVGCGDGLLAQRLAPVSRSVTAIEPDPETLQRAWVRVAALPNVSVAQSDFDNFDAGNRRFDVITMVATLHHMDLRAALTKARGLLTPTGEIAVVGLSANKTLRDWVWSGLCLPAVRLGSWWHRETRDIGVAVADPAESLDEIRQVTAEVLPGATIRRALYYRYLLRWQPAN, from the coding sequence GTGCCACCCGCGTACTGGAACCACAACACCGCCTACCACCCCTGGCTGCGACGGATCGCCGCGCAGCACCGCGGGGACGTCCTTGACGTGGGTTGCGGTGACGGCCTCCTGGCGCAGCGACTGGCGCCGGTCTCGCGGTCGGTGACGGCGATCGAACCGGATCCCGAGACGCTGCAACGCGCCTGGGTCCGGGTCGCGGCGTTGCCCAATGTCAGTGTCGCCCAGAGCGATTTCGACAACTTCGACGCCGGGAATCGTCGCTTCGACGTGATCACCATGGTGGCGACCCTGCACCACATGGACCTGCGCGCCGCGTTGACCAAGGCCCGCGGGCTGCTCACCCCCACCGGTGAGATCGCGGTGGTGGGGCTGTCGGCCAACAAGACGCTGCGGGACTGGGTGTGGTCGGGGCTGTGCCTGCCCGCGGTGCGGCTGGGCTCGTGGTGGCATCGCGAGACCCGCGACATCGGGGTGGCGGTCGCCGATCCGGCCGAGAGCCTCGACGAGATCCGGCAGGTCACCGCCGAGGTGCTGCCGGGCGCGACGATCCGCCGGGCCCTGTACTACCGGTACCTGCTGCGCTGGCAGCCGGCGAATTAA